One stretch of Miscanthus floridulus cultivar M001 chromosome 18, ASM1932011v1, whole genome shotgun sequence DNA includes these proteins:
- the LOC136523330 gene encoding uncharacterized protein — METEADRLAREACEQRERDAAEAARQHAAEDARLMREAAEKAAADRAAALDAYEAQHAAVHAAAIAVVNIKVLIPLVLDHAANNYNRWRSLFLVVLGKYALTDHVLADVVHADRPAWVQMDCTVLTWIYGTIHGDLQQSTMLHNPNVRTAWTFLENEFLGQRESRALLLSTEFRTAKQGASSIHEFCRLLESMAATLSDFGDPIGDRTLVLTLLRGLSDKFRPMVTNLKMRQPFPMFEEARTLLLLEEIDIDDIATGNDAPPPPASSALVAAPRTPSGGSGQGHSSGHGGHSRGSSQS; from the coding sequence ATGGAGACCGAAGCCGACCGCCTGGCCCGTGAGGCTTGCGAGCAGCGCGAGCGTGATGCGGCGGAGGCCGCACGTCAACACGCCGCGGAGGACGCACGCCTCATGCGCGAGGCCGCGGAAAAGGCCGCTGCGGATCGCGCGGCCGCCCTCGACGCCTACGAGGCCCAGCATGCTGCTGTTCACGCCGCAGCCATCGCCGTCGTCAACATCAAGGTTCTCATACCTCTGGTGTTGGATCACGCCGCCAACAATTACAATCGGTGGCGATCTCTCTTCCTCGTCGTTCTGGGCAAGTATGCCCTCACGGATCACGTCCTCGCTGATGTGGTTCACGCTGACCGACCGGCGTGGGTGCAGATGGACTGCACCGTTCTCACTTGGATTTACGGCACCATCCATGGCGATCTTCAGCAGTCCACGATGTTGCACAACCCTAACGTGCGCACCGCCTGGACGTTCCTCGAGAACGAGTTCCTCGGCCAGCGCGAGTCACGTGCTCTCCTCCTCTCCACCGAATTCCGCACGGCCAAGCAAGGAGCGTCGTCGATTCACGAGTTCTGCCGCCTCCTCGAGTCGATGGCCGCAACACTCAGCGACTTCGGTGACCCGATCGGCGACCGCACGCTGGTCCTCACGCTCCTCCGAGGCCTCAGCGACAAGTTCCGGCCCATGGTGACTAACTTGAAGATGCGCCAGCCGTTTCCTATGTTCGAGGAAGCCCGCACCCTACTCCTTCTCGAGGAGATTGATATCGACGACATCGCCACCGGGAATGACGCTCCACCACCACCGGCGTCGTCCGCTCTTGTCGCTGCCCCACGCACTCCTTCTGGTGGCAGCGGGCAAGGCCACAGCAGTGGGCACGGCGGCCACAGCCGCGGCTCCTCCCAGTCCTAG